From a single Okeanomitos corallinicola TIOX110 genomic region:
- a CDS encoding diacylglycerol kinase family protein, whose product MSQHISPPPTPNRLPTLVSKERELSWKIASNLLVSFKYAWAGITYSFQTQRNFRIHVAVSAFAIGLSLLLHLRPVEISIIAITSGLVLTLELVNTAIESLVDLTVKQTYHDLAKVAKDCAAGAVLVSALVSLLVAATLLLPPLVALIMTTI is encoded by the coding sequence ATGTCTCAACACATATCTCCACCACCAACACCCAATCGCTTACCAACACTTGTGTCTAAAGAAAGGGAACTTTCCTGGAAGATAGCTTCCAACTTATTGGTCAGTTTTAAGTATGCTTGGGCTGGAATCACCTATAGTTTTCAAACTCAACGCAACTTTCGTATTCATGTAGCTGTTTCTGCCTTTGCTATTGGATTGAGTCTTTTATTACATCTACGTCCAGTAGAAATATCTATAATAGCTATTACTAGCGGTCTAGTTTTAACCTTAGAATTAGTAAATACAGCAATCGAGTCTTTAGTAGACTTGACAGTCAAGCAAACATATCATGATTTAGCTAAAGTAGCTAAAGACTGTGCAGCAGGGGCAGTGTTAGTATCTGCCCTAGTATCTCTGCTTGTCGCTGCTACACTTTTACTTCCTCCCCTAGTAGCTTTAATCATGACTACTATTTAG